The following proteins are co-located in the Palaemon carinicauda isolate YSFRI2023 chromosome 30, ASM3689809v2, whole genome shotgun sequence genome:
- the LOC137623418 gene encoding uncharacterized protein has product MARGKRKYPPRDMINSTTTAAADADAATYTSTTITTTTTTNTTTITTSAALASTTINTIAALACTTTTTTTTTTTTSAALAGNTTTTITTSSSSAALAGTTTTTTTTTTTTAAAAAAAAATYYTYWV; this is encoded by the exons ATGGCCCGTGGTAAGAGAAAATATCCTCCTAGAGATATG ATTAATtcaactactactgctgctgctgatgctgatGCTGCTACTtatacttctactactattactactactactactactaatactactactattactactagtgctGCTCTGGCTAgtactactattaatactattgCTGCCCTTGCTtgtactaccactactactactactactactactactactagtgctgCTCTTGctggtaatactactactactattactactagtagtagtagtgctgctcttgctggtactactactactactactactactactactactactgctgctgctgctgctgctgctgctgctacttacTACACATACTGGGTGTAA